GGAGGCCGTGACGCGCCATGGCTGCTTCGAGGGAGGGCGAGCTGGAAGGAGGCACGCGCGGTGACGGGAGGAAGAAAAGTAGGGGGAGAGAGACGAAAAGGTTGGGGAGAGAGAAGATATCTCACTGCAGGTGGGGCAACGCCTGCAAAACGGCGAAATTAGCCCCCCCAGGTGCCCCCCAACTTGCTGCGTTTGGGTTAGGGTTGCCGGCGCCAGTTTTTACTTTATCCGGCGAAAAAGGAGAGTTTGGGGGGACGAGTGGGAAGATTTATGTCTGCCGGCGCGAGAAAAAGTGCCTGGGGGgccggctggagatgctctaacccCGCAGACGAAGCAATGACTACCACAACGAGAGCAACCTGCTCACCCACCACCGCATGCCGCACGACCGCATCGATGCCGCCCGCGCCACCGGCCTGACAGTCGTCGTCCCTGTGGACGTCAGATCTTGCCAGAACCGAACCGTTGACCGAGCCACGGCCACCAACACGAGGCGGCCTCCCACACTCCACCACAAGGCAGCGCCTCCGCCAACACCTGCCGGGGCCACCACCCCCGCGCTCATGCATCATCGTCCCCGAGTCGCCCCATGGGAGCCCAATTTGAAATTTTCTTTAGAAAATTGTACGCACGACAAATTGAAATGGAGGCAGTATAGGAAATTTATAAGATCTTGTGTGTAGATTTACAACAgaacttattttatttttttatataaaaaagtTCCCAAACTAGCGGTCTTCCTTTCTTTTTAACTCAAAAAACTAGCGGTCTCTGAAATTCACTCAGAGAAGAATGGAAAAACAGCAAGGAGGACGGCAGCACGGCGCCCTCTGCCGAGTGTGCCGAACCGACCGCAGAGGATGGCATCGAGGCCGCAGCGACGCCCTTCCCCTCGTGGGTGGTCGCGAGGAGGACCGCAAGGCAATGGCCGTGAATTCTGCTCCCTTCTCTGAGTGTAAGATTTCGCGTGCTGCGGTCTTCGGTATGACTGGGAACAGGGGTGTTACCGAGTTCCTACATATGCCCAAGCACCACGATGAGTATTGCTAGTAGTACACTGTTTTTCTTCACATGTGCcactacatattttgtattttttttGCTTATGTGCCACCGATGAGGTGATGAAAGAATGGCAGACAAGCAAACGTGTGGCAATTCTTGTTTATGCCATTCTAGTACAAGATAGCCAGGCAGATATACATATGCTTATCGTGCTAGCTAGGTTCATTGCAAGCATGTGATGTGGCCCCGTCTCCTTGGTGATTCTTGTTAACTAATTCGTCGTTAGTTTCTGTTTGGCTGATGGTGTGCACGCAAGGTAGTGGGTGTGTACTAGTATCTACTACAGTATATACGTAGTGGAATTAAAGAACAGTGTTGATTAGCTGTCCCAATAAGTATTGTGAATTTTGCAGATTGGATCTGCCAAACCTAGTTCAGATCGACAACAACCCCTGGTAAAGTGAACCGTCTCTGACAACCTTGCATTTCTTAGGACTAAAAATGGATAGATGGGCAATGGCTATAGTATAATGGGTCAATACAAAATACTAGAACGTACTGAACCTGACCAGGAAACTCTCTACAGGCGCTATCAGATCAGTGCTCAACTTAGAGCTGACCATATGCCAGTCCCATCTCTAGAGATAAGACTCTAGGGAGCAACTCTTGCCTTCAGTTCAGTCTCGAACGGAAGGTTGAAGCATCGATCTGCCTAGCTAGCTGTTGCATGCCGGTATGTGTCACATTTTATCCTGGTTTTTGCTCCTTATTAACCTCTGTGTAGCATCAGATGCAACACATACTAGATGCATGCTTGCATATGTATGCTATAccagtgtaacaaactaatcttGATTGCAGTGCTTGCAGGGGGTAGCAAGATGGCTGTAGCATGGATAGAAGCTGATGTAAAGTGGTTGAGTTTCTATGTGTACCGGATAGTGCTGCTTCTCAGCTTCCTTATGTATGTTATTCTCGCCTCCTTCTCCGAGAGCCGCCGGCGTGAAGGCAAAGGTTGGAAGAGAGGGTTATTGTGGTTGGCGTACCAGCTGACTGAGTGGTGCCCGGCATATGTCATCAGCAATCTGTACCTCGAAACCTCGCCGTGCGAGAAGATGATCGTCGCCTTCTGGGTGCCATTCCTTCTGCTGCACAACGCTCGCCCAGACAACATCAGCGCCTTCATCAGCGAGGACAGTGAGCTCTGGCTGCGCGCGGGTGTATTTGTTTTCTTGCAGTCCGTGGGATCCGCATTTATTGTGTGCAGGTATATACTCCTTGAGTCCACTGCTGGGTTGTTGCGCCAGGCGTCTTTCATCATGTTATTGCTGGGCCTTTACAAGTATGCGGAGAGTGCGGTGGCGCTAAGGCAATGCAACTTGAGCCGCATCCGGAGGTCATTCAGGAAGCTGCAGCCCAATGCCAATAGCTTCAGGGATGACTATGGTGGAGGCAAGAATCTGGAGGGTCTGAAAGACGAGGAAGCCTTGTTGGTTGCTCACAGCCTGTTCGATATCTGCAAGGGTGCCTTTTCTGATTACTCGGTGGAGTACATGGACCGTGATGCAGTCAGAAGCATGTTCTCGGGTCAATGGGAGAGTATGTGCAAGGTGGTGGAGATGGAACTCTCCCTTATGCATGACATCCTCTACACCAAGACATCCGTGGTCCACACCTTGCCTGGCTACATCATCCGTCTGGCCTCGCCATTCCTCACCGCCACTGCGCTCCTGCTGTTTTTCCTCCAGTGCAAAGAGTGCATGAAGCTTGAGCCAATAGATAAAGCTGTGAGTTACATATTGCTGGTTACGACCCTCCTCCACGATGTGAGATCGCTGTTGAGAGCACTAGCGTCAGGCTGGACACATTCATACTTCAAACATATGTCACACAACTGGTTCAAGCATCAATTTTGGTGCCTGGAGAGATGGGCGAAGCTTCGTCGGTTTGTCGTGTCACTGCGTCTTTCCCGGCTCTCCTTGTGGTTGTGGACATGTGCATGTCCCAGAGAGCCCAAAAGCTACAGGAGGTGGGCGGGCACCTTCGGGCAGTGCAACATGTTTGACCAGTGCACTGTTGGAAACAGGCGCAACCTATACAGCATACCTGGGCTGACGACTGAATCAAAAGGCCAGTTGAATTCGAGAGGCTATGAATGGGAAGACCATTCGAGGGGCCTTGAGATTCCAGACAATGTCAAGAAGCTGGTGTTCATCAACATGTGCAAGCACTTATTCCCTGGTCCCGAGCTGCCCCATGAACAGTTTGTTCGTGTAAATGTGCCACCATGTCAATGCCACCGCCCTGACAGGCAAGCTGTTGCAGAGTACTCTCCCAGATCCTACGAGCAACAAACTCATCA
This DNA window, taken from Triticum urartu cultivar G1812 unplaced genomic scaffold, Tu2.1 TuUngrouped_contig_9720, whole genome shotgun sequence, encodes the following:
- the LOC125532363 gene encoding uncharacterized protein LOC125532363, which gives rise to MAVAWIEADVKWLSFYVYRIVLLLSFLMYVILASFSESRRREGKGWKRGLLWLAYQLTEWCPAYVISNLYLETSPCEKMIVAFWVPFLLLHNARPDNISAFISEDSELWLRAGVFVFLQSVGSAFIVCRYILLESTAGLLRQASFIMLLLGLYKYAESAVALRQCNLSRIRRSFRKLQPNANSFRDDYGGGKNLEGLKDEEALLVAHSLFDICKGAFSDYSVEYMDRDAVRSMFSGQWESMCKVVEMELSLMHDILYTKTSVVHTLPGYIIRLASPFLTATALLLFFLQCKECMKLEPIDKAVSYILLVTTLLHDVRSLLRALASGWTHSYFKHMSHNWFKHQFWCLERWAKLRRFVVSLRLSRLSLWLWTCACPREPKSYRRWAGTFGQCNMFDQCTVGNRRNLYSIPGLTTESKGQLNSRGYEWEDHSRGLEIPDNVKKLVFINMCKHLFPGPELPHEQFVRVNVPPCQCHRPDRQAVAEYSPRSYEQQTHHLRYCQAPPEHYDEKAADIKHADQSDEDRRFHLELQEVILIWHIATDVFLARRPSIGGGKSEELVKAMEQMSDYMMFLVAKRPQMLPGRTLGGLHEKTRRAVELIWKVAIPTSHATKEKEMVAKWMLNNMDGLNDPNSPIWGGTQKMDKDNLNDPGLNMTTVWRGAQLGQMLLNPPSRGGESKGTMELLAYWIPDLQKPHGDVLEFVLDAWVRLLMFASMRCSRDSHAKQLSCGGELATLVWIIMEHTKNSDVKKHLKSLLR